One Actinomycetota bacterium DNA window includes the following coding sequences:
- a CDS encoding glycosyltransferase family 4 protein yields MGAEKVAFVPVRYGPRVVGGAEALTRALVEELDSRGWPVEVITTCALDPYSWTNHFPPGTETVHGITVRRFPTESRKYTRKVFRTETRMLQGKRVSRRRQEFWIRSVVTSEAMCRWLGEHRDEYRAFVFAPYLFGTTYLGVLEVPEKSYIIPCLHDEPYAYQYIYRKLMRSARGLMFNSVPEMELARRIFGEDLPGRVVGMGFSPYGADGERFRYKYSIEGDFILYTGRREIAKNTPLLLRYFCNFLENTGREVSLALTGAGQVEIPFSFRNRVIDVGFVDQRDLRDAYAAATLICHPSTKESFSIMILEAWLAGLPCLVHGDCAVTRHHVESSGGGLWFTDYPTFHEALEFLLDHPAARARMGERGRDYVLANYSWDEVVRNFETVLEEGEARG; encoded by the coding sequence TTGGGCGCGGAGAAGGTGGCCTTCGTCCCCGTGCGCTACGGTCCCCGGGTGGTGGGGGGCGCGGAGGCCCTCACCCGCGCCCTGGTGGAGGAGCTGGATTCCAGGGGGTGGCCGGTGGAGGTCATCACCACCTGCGCCCTGGACCCCTACAGCTGGACCAACCACTTCCCGCCGGGGACGGAGACGGTGCATGGCATCACCGTGCGCCGCTTCCCCACCGAGAGCCGCAAGTACACGCGCAAGGTGTTCCGCACCGAGACGCGCATGCTGCAGGGGAAGAGGGTCTCGCGGCGCCGGCAGGAGTTCTGGATACGCAGCGTGGTCACCAGCGAGGCCATGTGCCGCTGGCTGGGGGAGCACCGCGACGAGTACCGCGCCTTCGTCTTCGCCCCCTACCTCTTCGGCACCACCTACCTGGGGGTACTGGAGGTGCCGGAGAAGTCCTACATCATCCCCTGCCTGCACGACGAGCCCTATGCCTACCAGTACATCTACCGCAAGCTCATGCGCTCCGCGCGGGGGCTGATGTTCAACAGCGTGCCGGAGATGGAGCTGGCGCGCCGCATCTTCGGCGAGGACCTGCCGGGCCGGGTGGTGGGGATGGGGTTCAGCCCCTATGGCGCGGACGGGGAGCGCTTCCGCTACAAGTACTCCATCGAGGGCGACTTCATCCTCTACACCGGAAGGAGGGAGATCGCCAAGAACACCCCCCTGCTGCTGCGCTATTTCTGCAACTTCCTGGAGAACACGGGCCGGGAGGTGAGCCTGGCGCTCACGGGAGCGGGGCAGGTGGAGATCCCCTTCTCCTTCCGCAACCGGGTCATCGACGTGGGGTTCGTGGACCAGCGGGACCTGCGGGACGCCTACGCCGCCGCCACCCTCATCTGCCATCCCTCCACCAAGGAAAGTTTTTCCATCATGATCCTGGAGGCCTGGCTGGCCGGACTTCCCTGCCTGGTGCACGGGGACTGCGCGGTCACCCGTCACCACGTGGAGAGCAGCGGGGGAGGGCTGTGGTTCACCGACTACCCCACCTTCCACGAGGCGTTGGAGTTCCTCCTCGACCACCCGGCGGCACGGGCGAGGATGGGGGAGAGGGGGCGGGACTACGTGCTCGCCAACTATTCCTGGGACGAGGTGGTGCGCAACTTCGAGACCGTCCTGGAGGAAGGGGAGGCGAGGGGTTGA
- a CDS encoding glycosyltransferase — MRVHQIVPRLDAGDAVSDEALAIHRLVTAWGFESRIYANGMDEFGKRHASYDHAYQEFMREKDDLLIYHYSIYCGNYRYYLESESRKVLIYHNITPPEFFERFYPEAANLCRLGRELLPRLAVCELALGDSDFNRRELVAVGFPEERTGVLPINPPLHKLDGVEEDAGLGRSLSDGRTNLLFVGRVVPNKRVEDIVKLFYCYHRGVNAHSRLVVAGSILSTYHSALLSLARRMGIADRVFFLGKVSDGALKACYRRSHYYVSMSEHEGFCVPLLEAFHFRLPVLAYAAGAVPETMGGAGILVHDKDYPLLAELLDRLGRDEVMRGRVLAAQEARLEEFGEDRFARSLREALERLEVRAPA, encoded by the coding sequence GTGAGGGTGCACCAGATAGTGCCGCGCCTGGACGCGGGGGACGCCGTCTCCGACGAGGCGCTGGCCATCCACAGGCTGGTGACGGCATGGGGGTTCGAATCGCGCATCTACGCCAACGGTATGGACGAGTTCGGCAAGCGCCATGCCTCCTACGACCACGCCTACCAGGAGTTCATGCGCGAGAAGGACGACCTCCTCATCTACCACTACTCCATCTACTGCGGAAACTACCGCTATTACCTGGAGAGCGAGTCCCGGAAGGTGCTCATCTACCACAACATCACCCCCCCGGAGTTCTTCGAGCGCTTCTATCCCGAGGCGGCGAACCTCTGCCGGCTGGGAAGGGAGCTGCTGCCCCGCCTGGCGGTATGCGAACTCGCCCTGGGGGATTCGGATTTCAACCGGCGGGAGCTGGTGGCGGTGGGGTTCCCGGAGGAGAGGACGGGGGTGCTGCCCATAAACCCTCCCCTGCACAAACTGGACGGGGTGGAGGAGGACGCCGGGCTGGGACGCTCACTGTCCGACGGCAGGACCAACCTCCTCTTCGTGGGGAGGGTGGTGCCCAACAAGCGCGTGGAGGACATCGTCAAGCTCTTCTATTGCTATCACCGGGGGGTGAACGCACATTCCCGCCTGGTGGTGGCGGGGTCCATCCTCAGCACCTACCACTCCGCCCTCCTCTCCCTGGCGCGGCGCATGGGCATCGCCGACCGCGTGTTCTTCCTGGGCAAGGTGAGCGACGGGGCCCTCAAGGCCTGCTACCGCCGCTCCCATTACTATGTCTCCATGAGCGAGCACGAGGGCTTCTGCGTGCCCCTGCTGGAGGCCTTCCACTTCCGGCTTCCGGTGCTGGCCTACGCCGCGGGAGCGGTGCCGGAGACCATGGGCGGGGCGGGCATCCTGGTGCACGACAAGGACTACCCCCTGCTGGCCGAGCTCCTGGACCGCCTGGGAAGGGACGAGGTGATGCGGGGCCGGGTGCTGGCGGCCCAGGAGGCGAGGCTGGAGGAGTTCGGGGAGGACCGCTTCGCGCGGTCGCTGCGCGAGGCCCTGGAGAGGTTGGAGGTCCGCGCACCGGCGTAA
- a CDS encoding glycosyltransferase family 4 protein codes for MRVHQVVPRLDAGDAIGNIAMTIHRALERLGYEARIYAYDMDDYGRRHASFDAAYREFMEEEEDLLLYHYGLYCDNYRMFLESRNRKALIYHNITPPEFYEAFLPEAVHLCALGRKVLAQLTRCDLALGVSDFNRRELVAAGFQEERTGVLPVHPPVEKLEEAEEDPRLARWLGDGKTNLLHVGRVVPNKRCEDVIRLFCCYHRGVKARSRLVFAGPLPVNTYYSALLSLARRMGIADRVFFLGKVSDGALKACYRRSHYYVSMSEHEGFCVPLLEAFHFRLPVLAYAAGAVPETMGGAGILVHDKDYPLLAELLDRLGRDEVMRGRVLAAQEARLEEFGEEAFTAAIRKIMERLAGGLPRGGEEAREGEEERAEEVERG; via the coding sequence TTGAGGGTCCACCAGGTGGTACCGCGCCTGGACGCTGGCGACGCCATCGGCAACATCGCCATGACCATCCACCGGGCCCTGGAGAGACTGGGATACGAGGCGCGTATCTACGCCTACGACATGGACGACTACGGGCGCCGCCACGCCTCCTTCGACGCCGCCTACCGGGAGTTCATGGAAGAGGAGGAGGACCTGCTCCTCTATCACTACGGCCTCTACTGCGACAATTACCGCATGTTCCTGGAGAGCCGCAACCGCAAGGCGCTCATCTACCACAACATCACCCCCCCGGAGTTCTACGAGGCTTTCCTGCCCGAGGCGGTGCACCTCTGCGCCCTGGGCAGGAAGGTGCTGGCGCAGCTCACCCGGTGCGACCTGGCCCTTGGGGTGTCCGACTTCAACCGCCGGGAGCTGGTGGCGGCGGGGTTCCAGGAGGAGAGGACGGGGGTGCTGCCCGTGCACCCACCGGTGGAGAAGCTGGAGGAGGCGGAGGAGGACCCGCGCCTGGCGCGCTGGCTCGGCGACGGCAAGACAAACCTCCTGCACGTGGGGAGGGTGGTGCCCAACAAGAGGTGCGAGGACGTGATAAGGCTCTTCTGCTGTTACCATCGCGGGGTGAAAGCCCGTTCCCGGCTGGTCTTCGCGGGTCCCCTGCCCGTGAACACCTATTATTCCGCCCTCCTCTCCCTGGCGCGGCGCATGGGCATCGCCGACCGCGTGTTCTTCCTGGGCAAGGTGAGCGACGGGGCCCTCAAGGCCTGCTACCGCCGCTCCCATTACTATGTCTCCATGAGCGAGCACGAGGGCTTCTGCGTGCCCCTGCTGGAGGCCTTCCACTTCCGGCTTCCGGTGCTGGCCTACGCCGCGGGAGCGGTGCCGGAGACCATGGGCGGGGCGGGCATCCTGGTGCACGACAAGGACTACCCCCTGCTGGCCGAGCTCCTGGACCGCCTGGGAAGGGACGAGGTGATGCGGGGCCGGGTGCTGGCGGCCCAGGAGGCGAGGCTGGAGGAGTTCGGGGAGGAAGCCTTCACCGCCGCCATAAGGAAGATAATGGAAAGACTGGCCGGGGGCCTCCCGCGGGGCGGGGAGGAAGCCCGGGAGGGGGAGGAGGAAAGGGCAGAGGAGGTGGAGCGGGGGTGA
- a CDS encoding glycosyltransferase, translating to MRVHQICARLQFGDAVTGQVLRIHETVKSWGWESHVYTTAHDERMAPLDEGLKAYRGEYLRRKDDLLLYHLSVYDENHRLYLESRNRKVLVYHNITPPEFLEPYDPHLAEVCRRGRELLPALRDCDLALGDSEYNRRELAAAGFPEERTGVLPIFVDLEALGGEYNRPLLRELDDGRVNVLFVGRLVPNKRVEDLIDVFAAYHRGVNAHSRLLLVGTSWSVTYNAELARRVRRHGLQGCVSIPGWSWGVSDEDLRAYYRAARVFVTCSLHEGFCVPLLESMFFRVPVLARHAAAIPFTLGGAGMTFRELDPPLLAEAVEELAFNRELREELAERGRRRLEEFHPEKTARRLRSFLEGVAGSRP from the coding sequence GTGAGGGTACACCAGATATGCGCGCGCCTGCAGTTCGGGGACGCCGTCACCGGCCAGGTGCTGCGCATCCACGAGACGGTGAAATCATGGGGCTGGGAGAGCCATGTCTACACCACCGCCCACGACGAGCGCATGGCGCCGCTTGACGAGGGGCTGAAGGCCTACCGCGGGGAATACTTGAGGCGGAAGGACGACCTCCTCCTCTATCATCTCTCGGTCTACGACGAGAACCACCGCCTCTACCTGGAGAGCCGCAACCGCAAAGTCCTCGTCTACCACAACATCACCCCTCCGGAGTTCCTGGAGCCCTACGACCCCCACCTCGCCGAGGTGTGCCGCAGGGGGCGGGAGCTGCTCCCCGCGCTGCGGGACTGTGACCTCGCCCTGGGGGATTCGGAGTACAACCGCCGGGAGCTGGCGGCGGCGGGCTTCCCGGAGGAGAGGACGGGGGTGCTCCCCATCTTCGTGGACCTGGAGGCCCTGGGGGGAGAATACAACCGCCCGCTGCTGCGCGAGCTCGACGACGGGCGGGTAAACGTGCTCTTCGTGGGGCGCCTGGTGCCCAACAAGCGGGTGGAGGACCTCATCGACGTGTTCGCCGCCTACCACCGCGGCGTGAACGCCCACTCGCGGCTGCTCCTGGTGGGCACGTCCTGGTCCGTGACCTACAACGCGGAGCTGGCCAGGCGGGTGCGGCGGCACGGCCTGCAGGGATGCGTCTCCATACCGGGATGGTCCTGGGGGGTGAGCGACGAGGACCTGCGGGCCTATTACCGCGCCGCGAGGGTGTTTGTGACCTGCAGCCTGCACGAGGGCTTCTGCGTGCCCCTGCTGGAGAGCATGTTCTTCCGGGTGCCCGTGCTGGCCCGGCACGCCGCGGCCATCCCCTTCACCCTGGGGGGAGCGGGGATGACCTTCCGCGAACTCGACCCGCCCCTGCTGGCGGAGGCGGTGGAGGAGCTGGCCTTCAACCGCGAGCTGCGGGAGGAGCTTGCGGAGAGGGGGAGGCGGAGGCTTGAGGAATTCCACCCCGAGAAGACGGCGCGGAGGCTGCGCTCTTTCCTGGAGGGTGTGGCCGGGAGCCGGCCATGA
- a CDS encoding PAS domain S-box protein — protein MERPSGDRSRDPRTGRNKEREGDMHSPQPAPDGGLFRVLVENAQDLICVLREDGTITFCSGSVRELLGYPPEELAGRSIFSFVHPDDLEGSREALGAAAARPGVTGRALVRLRHHDGSWRVHEVSSRNLLCDPGVRGLVVNSRDVTDRWEAERIISLQRDLSVRLGRTEDPEEALRLSLEAVIEASGMDSGGIYVLDEVTGGFKLIHHLGLSGDFVELIREYDASSPRAALVKAGEALYVNYGELPVPKEDAQLAEGIRAIAVVPIMHEGEAVGCVNLASHEKDEIPPRSRRALEAMLGHIGEALVRIRLRRAVSDSERHHRALVERSHDITLILDGEGRPRYHSPSLTRALGLPERSLEGSSLFDLVHPDDLASLREGLTACAEEGEAVRLEMRARVSDGAWRRLECICADLREDPAIRGLLVNARDITEQAEVERALAESRRAFETLLSNLPGMAYRCLDDPSWTMLFVSEGSTELTGYRPEDLTGDRTVSYADLIHPQDRDMVWDAVQEALASGEPFRLTYRIRTAAGEEKWVWEQGRRVGEDEGGTAVLEGFITDITERVRAEEDLGAREEAFRLLAENARDLIYRIRLRPERRFEYVSPSSTAITGYTPEDHYRDPNLGFKLVHPDDRRLLEEMASGALESGRPLEVRWVRRDGSVIWTEQVNTPVFDHAGELVAIEGIARDITDRRRAENGLRESEERYRATFESTGTAMGIIEADGTISLTNREFSRMVGMEKERIEGRMRYWDFVHPEDVARVRSIARKMMRGAAAAPLQYECRLLDREGNTRTVLVSVNRLSPSGKSVASLIDITEKKEYERRLEEYAGRMRDFMDIAAHELRHPATLLKGYAATILARRGNLSPEAMDAALRGIEVGADRLVYVVEELLDATRIQRGAFSLELEPTDVVGVAAEALREMALRYPERTFAQDLPREGVVTDADPNRLLRLFVILLDNAVKHSPAFQPVELQGRAEGGEIVFSVLDRGSGVPEGEGDKVFLRFYRVGGALRHGGPGLGLGLYIGRRIVEEHGGRIWHQPREGGGSVFSFTLPLGK, from the coding sequence TTGGAGCGCCCAAGCGGGGACCGGTCGCGGGACCCCCGCACCGGCAGGAATAAAGAACGGGAAGGGGACATGCATTCCCCGCAACCCGCGCCCGACGGCGGGCTCTTCCGCGTGCTGGTGGAAAACGCCCAGGACCTCATCTGCGTGCTGCGGGAGGACGGCACCATCACTTTCTGCAGCGGCTCCGTGCGGGAACTCCTCGGCTACCCTCCAGAGGAGCTTGCGGGACGCTCCATCTTCTCCTTCGTCCACCCCGACGACCTCGAGGGGTCCCGGGAAGCCCTGGGGGCGGCCGCCGCGAGGCCGGGGGTGACGGGGCGCGCGCTGGTGCGGCTGCGCCATCATGACGGCTCGTGGCGCGTACACGAGGTGAGCTCCCGCAACCTCTTATGCGACCCCGGGGTGCGCGGGCTGGTGGTTAACTCGCGCGACGTCACCGACCGCTGGGAGGCCGAGCGCATCATCTCCCTCCAGCGCGACTTGAGCGTACGCCTGGGGAGGACGGAGGACCCGGAGGAAGCCCTGCGCCTCTCTCTGGAAGCGGTCATCGAGGCCTCGGGAATGGACAGCGGCGGCATCTATGTACTGGACGAGGTCACGGGGGGCTTCAAGCTCATCCATCACCTCGGATTGTCCGGCGATTTCGTGGAGCTCATCCGCGAATACGACGCGAGCTCTCCGCGCGCCGCCCTGGTGAAGGCGGGCGAGGCGCTCTACGTGAACTACGGTGAGCTGCCGGTGCCCAAGGAGGACGCCCAACTCGCGGAGGGCATCAGAGCCATCGCCGTGGTCCCCATCATGCACGAGGGAGAGGCGGTGGGCTGCGTCAACCTGGCCTCCCACGAGAAGGACGAGATCCCGCCGCGGTCCCGGCGCGCCCTGGAGGCCATGCTGGGCCATATCGGCGAGGCCCTGGTGCGCATACGCCTGCGCAGGGCGGTGAGCGATTCCGAGAGACACCACCGCGCCCTGGTCGAGAGGTCCCACGACATAACCCTCATCCTCGACGGCGAGGGGCGCCCGCGCTACCACAGCCCCTCCCTGACACGCGCCCTCGGCCTCCCGGAGCGTTCCCTGGAGGGCTCCTCCCTCTTCGACCTCGTCCACCCCGATGACCTCGCGTCGCTGCGGGAAGGTCTCACCGCCTGCGCTGAGGAGGGGGAGGCGGTGAGGCTGGAGATGCGCGCTAGGGTGAGCGACGGCGCGTGGCGCCGCCTCGAGTGCATCTGCGCCGACCTCCGGGAGGACCCCGCGATCCGTGGCCTGCTGGTGAACGCCCGCGACATCACCGAGCAGGCGGAGGTGGAGCGGGCCTTGGCCGAGAGCCGCCGGGCCTTCGAGACCCTGCTGAGCAACCTTCCGGGGATGGCCTACCGCTGCCTGGACGACCCCTCATGGACCATGCTCTTCGTGAGCGAGGGCAGCACGGAGCTCACCGGTTACCGCCCCGAGGACCTGACGGGAGACCGCACCGTCTCCTACGCCGACCTCATCCATCCCCAAGACCGCGACATGGTCTGGGATGCCGTCCAGGAGGCGCTCGCATCCGGCGAGCCCTTCCGGCTCACCTACCGCATACGCACCGCCGCGGGAGAGGAGAAATGGGTCTGGGAGCAGGGCCGCAGGGTGGGAGAGGATGAGGGCGGCACCGCCGTCCTCGAGGGCTTCATCACCGACATCACGGAGAGGGTGCGCGCGGAGGAGGACCTGGGGGCAAGGGAGGAGGCCTTCCGCCTGCTGGCGGAGAACGCCCGGGACCTCATCTACCGCATCAGGCTGAGGCCGGAGCGGCGTTTCGAGTACGTCAGCCCCTCCTCAACCGCCATAACCGGCTACACCCCTGAGGACCATTACCGGGACCCTAACCTGGGCTTCAAGCTGGTACATCCCGACGACCGCCGCCTCCTGGAGGAGATGGCCTCCGGAGCGCTGGAGTCTGGAAGGCCCCTCGAGGTGCGGTGGGTACGCAGGGACGGCTCCGTCATCTGGACGGAGCAGGTGAACACCCCCGTATTCGACCATGCGGGAGAGCTGGTGGCCATAGAGGGCATCGCCCGCGACATCACCGACCGCCGCCGCGCCGAGAACGGCCTGCGCGAGAGCGAGGAACGCTACCGCGCCACCTTCGAGTCCACGGGGACGGCCATGGGGATCATCGAGGCGGACGGCACCATCTCCCTCACCAACCGCGAGTTCTCCAGGATGGTGGGCATGGAAAAGGAGAGGATCGAGGGACGCATGCGCTACTGGGATTTCGTCCACCCGGAGGATGTCGCGAGGGTCAGGTCCATAGCGCGAAAGATGATGCGTGGCGCAGCAGCCGCACCCCTGCAGTACGAGTGCCGCCTTCTGGACCGCGAGGGGAACACGAGAACGGTGCTGGTGAGCGTGAACCGGCTATCCCCCTCGGGAAAGAGCGTAGCTTCGCTCATCGATATCACCGAGAAGAAGGAATATGAGAGGAGGCTGGAGGAGTACGCGGGGCGCATGCGCGACTTCATGGACATAGCGGCCCACGAGCTGCGCCATCCCGCGACCCTCCTCAAGGGCTATGCCGCCACCATCCTGGCCCGGCGCGGAAACCTCTCCCCCGAGGCCATGGATGCCGCCCTGCGGGGCATCGAGGTGGGGGCGGACCGCCTGGTCTACGTGGTGGAGGAGCTCCTCGACGCCACCCGCATCCAGCGCGGTGCCTTCTCACTGGAGCTCGAGCCCACGGACGTGGTGGGCGTCGCCGCCGAGGCGCTCAGGGAGATGGCCTTGAGATACCCCGAGAGGACCTTCGCGCAAGACCTCCCGCGGGAAGGCGTGGTGACGGATGCCGACCCCAACCGTCTCCTGCGCCTATTCGTCATCCTGCTGGACAACGCGGTGAAGCATTCGCCCGCCTTTCAGCCCGTCGAGCTTCAGGGACGCGCGGAAGGCGGCGAGATCGTCTTCTCCGTTCTCGACCGCGGATCCGGCGTTCCCGAGGGGGAAGGCGACAAGGTCTTCCTGCGCTTTTACCGGGTAGGAGGAGCCCTGCGTCACGGCGGTCCCGGCCTGGGCCTCGGCCTCTACATAGGCAGGCGCATCGTGGAGGAGCACGGAGGGCGCATCTGGCACCAGCCGCGCGAGGGCGGTGGCTCGGTCTTCTCCTTCACCCTGCCCCTGGGAAAGTGA